The Tamandua tetradactyla isolate mTamTet1 chromosome 5, mTamTet1.pri, whole genome shotgun sequence genome window below encodes:
- the KHDC1L gene encoding KHDC1-like protein: MSILENHICLHRICKVEAVHQMATRENPWWTVPENFSVPLVFYMEEDQEERIFGRLDADLRRIEVHSCTLIQLEGWFTATGQTRVTIVGPPKARQWLMQMIQKVESRSSYRQAQGLKMLRLVRNQPLTEEILDAFPDLLMGLVDIALVARILENFSLPGLCLLAFAWFF; this comes from the exons GTGGAAGCAGTGCACCAAATGGCAACGAGGGAAAATCCATGGTGGACTGTGCCTGAAAACTTCAGCGTTCCATTGGTGTTTTACATGGAAGAGGACCAGGAGGAACGCATCTTCG GCCGCTTAGATGCTGATCTCCGCCGCATCGAGGTGCACAGCTGCACCCTCATTCAGCTGGAGGGGTGGTTCACCGCCACTGGCCAGACCCGTGTCACCATAGTCGGCCCGCCGAAGGCAAGGCAGTGGTTGATGCAGATGATCCAGAAGGTAGAGAGCCGGAGCTCCTATCGTCAGGCCCAAG GCCTCAAGATGCTGCGACTTGTCCGGAATCAGCCCCTCACAGAGGAAATCCTGGACGCTTTCCCCGACCTGCTGATGGGCTTAGTGGACATAGCATTGGTGGCCAGGATCTTGGAGAATTTCTCTCTTCCGGGGCTCTGCCTTCTGGCATTCGCTTGGTTCTTCTAG